Sequence from the Paeniglutamicibacter cryotolerans genome:
TGCCGATGCCCATGAGCGTTCCCAGCAGCCCGAATTCTCCGGGGCCGACCCCGAACTCGATGGTTGCCATCATCGCGTTGGTGACCTGGAAATTGAGGCCGAACGTGGCGACGATGAATGCCAGACCCAGGATCAGCAGCAGGTCCGGGCGGCCCTTGACATAGGCAAGGCCCTCGCGCACCTGCCCCGATCCGCGCGGGGTGCGGGTGGAGAGCTGGAACTCGGCCGACCGCATCCGGGTGAGCGAGAAGATCACCGCGGCAAAACTGAACGCGTTGAGGTAGAAGGCCGGCGCGACGCCGACAGCGGCAATCAGCAGCCCGGCGAGGCCCGGTCCGAAGAGCCTGGCCGTATTGAACGAGGCGCTGTTCAATGCCACCGCATTGGGCACGTCGCCGGAGCCGACCAGGTCCGAGACGAAGGCCTGGCGTGCCGGGGCGTCGAATGCGCTCGCAATACCCAGGATGAAGGCGATCAGGTAGACCTGCCAGAGCTCGGCATTTCCGGTGCCGACCAGGATACCCAGGCTCAGGGCGCACAGGCCCATGACCGACTGGGTGAAGAACAGGATGTTGCGCTTGTTGTGCCGGTCGGCGATCAGGCCGGCGTAGGGGCCCAGGAACAGGATCGGCAGGAACTGAAGGCCGGTGGTGATGCCCGTGGCGGTGCCCGAGTGGTCGGTGAGGATGGTCAGCACCAGCCAATCCTGGGCCACGCGCTGCATCCAGGTACCGATATTGGACACCAGCGCCCCGGAGACCCAGAGCCGGTAGTTGCGCACGTGCAGGGAGCTGAACATCGCGTTCATCGGGCGCTCAGCTCCTGCAACAGGGCGGCGGCCCGAGCCAGGACCGCCCGGTCCGCCGGGTCGAGTTCCTCGATCCTGCGGGCCAGCCAGGCGGTGCGCTCGGAGCGGGCCAGCGCCAGGACCTCCAGGCCCCGTGCCGTGGCCTCGATGATGACCTGGCGTCCGTCGGTGGGGTGCGGCCTGCGTTTGAGGAGGCCGCCGGTCTCCAGCGAGTTCACTATCCTGGTCATCGACGGCGCGGTGACCCGTTCGCGGGCTGCCAGTTCGCCGAGGCTGTGCCCCTGTTTCCGCAGCGCGACCAGGACCGAGTACTGGCCGGCTGTGAGCATGTTGCCGCTGGCTTCGACGCGCAGCCGGCGCGAGGTGCGCATGATGGCCACGCGGAGTTCGGCCGCCAGTCCGCCGTCCGGGCCATCGGGCCGGGGTTGTTCTGCTTCCAGCTCGGGATCCGGTGATTGCACGGAATTTCCTCGATTCGCCCGCGGGCTTCCAGGGGTTTCGACCACATTAGTTACTTAGCGTTGCTAACAATACGCCTGAATTTCAGCTTCATCAAACGCCGGGGTCAACAGCGGCGGCCCGCCGTCCCGGGTCGGGAAGACGGGCCGCCAGTGGACGGGCTAGTCCATGCCGCGCAAATCCAGCGTCAACTCGGTCTCACCGTCTGCGTCGAGCAGCACCGGGATGCCCCAGTCCTGCTGGTACAGGTGGCAGGCCGCATGGTCCGGGATCTCCCCGCCGAGCTCCCCGTCGCAGGCCGCGGCGCGCGCGGTAATGTGCAGCACGCCGCCCTCGACCGCGGGGTTAAGTTCCAGCATGCGGGTCAGGCCCGTCGAGGTTCCGGCGCCGGCCAGCAGCAGCTCCTCCGGAGAGGAAGAGATCTTCAGCTGCGTCGGGTCGCCCCAGCGGTCATCGAGCTTCTGGCCCTTGGGCGCCGAGAAGCGCACGGTCAGTCCGTGCTCCCCCGCGGCGACCCGGGTCTTGGGCCGCTGGGTTTGCGCAGCACCCTCGTCGACGCTCAGCGCCTCCTTGGGCAGCGGCAGCCGCACCAGCTGGTGGGCGTTGGTCTCCACGACCAGCAGCACCGGCTCTCCGTCCACCGAGCTGTCCAGCTGCACGTCGGCCGGCTCCTGCAGGCCGCGCGCCAGCGTGGAGACGGTCTTCGTGGCCGGATCGTAGCGCCGCACCGCCCCGTTGTAGGTATCGGCGATGGCCACCGAGCCATCGGGCAGCACGGCGACGCCCAACGGGTGCTGCAGCCGGGCCTGGGCCGCGTCGCCGTCGCGGAAACCGAAGTCGAAGAGCCCGGAGCCGATGACCGACTCGACGGACGCGACGGCGCCGGCATCGTCGAGCACCAGCTTGCGCACCGCCGAGGTCTCCGAGTCGGCGACCCAGATGTTGCCCTGCGCGTCGGCTGCCAGGCCCGAGGGCTGGGCGAACCAGGACTGCCCCGGGGCGCCGTCGGTCAGGCCCTCGAGGCCGGTGCCGGCGAAGACGTCCAGGGCGCCGGTCAACGGGTCGAAGGCGAAGATCTGGTGGGTGCCGGCCATCGCGACGATGAGCTTGCCGGCCCGATCGCTGTAGAGCACGTCCCACGGAGATGAGAGCGAGGTTCCCAGCGGGTCGTTGCCCAAGTCGCTGATCCAGGCGTCCGGGTCGTTGGCCGCGGCTCCGGCGGCGCGTGCCTGTTCGGCGTCGAGCAACCGCTGCACGCCGTTGCCGGCCACCGTAGTGACCTCCCCGGTGTCCAGGTTCAGCCCGCGCAGGCGGTGGTTGACCGTGTCGGCGACGACCGCGTGGTAACCGGTGCGCGACGCCACATCGGCGGGCAGCAGGGCCAGCCCCTGGGGTTCGTTGAAGCGGGCCGCATCGGCGCCGCCGTCGGCGAAGCCGCGGGTGCCGGAGCCGAAGGAGCGCACCACCGATCCCAGATCCGCTGTGAGCTCCACGATGCGGTGGTGTCCGGAATCCCCGACCAGGAAGTTTCCGTTCTCCAACGCCACGGCCTTGCCCGGGAAGCGCAGGTTGCCCTCGCGGGCCGGCGGTGCCACGTAGGGCCCGTCGCCGCGGTGCAGTGTGCCCTTGGCCTCATGCTCG
This genomic interval carries:
- a CDS encoding MFS transporter, with the protein product MNAMFSSLHVRNYRLWVSGALVSNIGTWMQRVAQDWLVLTILTDHSGTATGITTGLQFLPILFLGPYAGLIADRHNKRNILFFTQSVMGLCALSLGILVGTGNAELWQVYLIAFILGIASAFDAPARQAFVSDLVGSGDVPNAVALNSASFNTARLFGPGLAGLLIAAVGVAPAFYLNAFSFAAVIFSLTRMRSAEFQLSTRTPRGSGQVREGLAYVKGRPDLLLILGLAFIVATFGLNFQVTNAMMATIEFGVGPGEFGLLGTLMGIGTLAGALLAARRKRPRLRYLLGGAVGFGFFGLLAAVMPGFWWYAIMLIPVGLAAITFLNSCNTTVQLSVEPQYRGRVLALYMSVVQGGTPIGAPLVGWLGTEFGPRWGVAGGSIIALIAGSIATILVIRNRGLGGSLRRRAANLRRQINPLRRGSDG
- a CDS encoding MarR family winged helix-turn-helix transcriptional regulator, whose product is MQSPDPELEAEQPRPDGPDGGLAAELRVAIMRTSRRLRVEASGNMLTAGQYSVLVALRKQGHSLGELAARERVTAPSMTRIVNSLETGGLLKRRPHPTDGRQVIIEATARGLEVLALARSERTAWLARRIEELDPADRAVLARAAALLQELSAR
- a CDS encoding NHL domain-containing thioredoxin family protein, with amino-acid sequence MSPESTAATESVRSAYRVRASELQGRNWLNTGGKMLGLEQLRGKILILDFWTFCCINCLHVLDELRPLEAKYSEVLVTIGVHSPKFEHEADPVALAAAVERYEIHHPVLDDPELATWQAYSARAWPTLVVVDPEGYIVAHLSGEGHANGLEVLIGELVAEHEAKGTLHRGDGPYVAPPAREGNLRFPGKAVALENGNFLVGDSGHHRIVELTADLGSVVRSFGSGTRGFADGGADAARFNEPQGLALLPADVASRTGYHAVVADTVNHRLRGLNLDTGEVTTVAGNGVQRLLDAEQARAAGAAANDPDAWISDLGNDPLGTSLSSPWDVLYSDRAGKLIVAMAGTHQIFAFDPLTGALDVFAGTGLEGLTDGAPGQSWFAQPSGLAADAQGNIWVADSETSAVRKLVLDDAGAVASVESVIGSGLFDFGFRDGDAAQARLQHPLGVAVLPDGSVAIADTYNGAVRRYDPATKTVSTLARGLQEPADVQLDSSVDGEPVLLVVETNAHQLVRLPLPKEALSVDEGAAQTQRPKTRVAAGEHGLTVRFSAPKGQKLDDRWGDPTQLKISSSPEELLLAGAGTSTGLTRMLELNPAVEGGVLHITARAAACDGELGGEIPDHAACHLYQQDWGIPVLLDADGETELTLDLRGMD